Proteins encoded by one window of Leishmania infantum JPCM5 genome chromosome 32:
- a CDS encoding 3-hydroxyisobutyryl-coenzyme a hydrolase-like protein, with the protein MHSAVTCIKSPGAALFTDTATCRTITLSRPDALNAMSLPMVQDLHRLYITEPHPNEDAVYVVRGDGRRSFCAGGDLKALTGPEKDTHNPLFYRLEYEVDSHIAVMRRTQVAMWAGHVLGSGVGVSVHSRYRVACETTRFAMPETQIGGANDVATSWVFSSLPICGLGMYLAITGNTLQGADVFHAGLATHYIPVEKFGAVEAALAALPSSEGVEECLRGFSEDVAVPPFTLAENAPVLAKAFGAITPSTHLRDIMDVLRADGSAFAASTLKVMERNSPLGMTLALENMKRQHTPGCNTVMESFRGDYTAIQTSICVDELAKGVEALFVTKEKRPQWTVGSVDEVDVELVKQQFVMTESTVPL; encoded by the coding sequence ATGCACAGTGCTGTCACTTGCATCAAGAGCCCGGGCGCGGCTCTCTTCACCGACACTGCCACCTGCCGCACCATCACGTTGAGCCGGCCCGATGCGTTGAACGCCATGTCGTTGCCGATGGTGCAGGACCTGCATCGCCTGTACATCACAGAGCCGCACCCGAACGAGGATGCCGTGTACGTTGTGCGCGGTGacgggcggcgcagcttctgTGCTGGTGGCGACCTGAAGGCCCTCACAGGACCCGAGAAAGACACGCACAACCCGCTGTTCTACCGCCTGGAGTACGAGGTGGACTCGCACATTGCGGTGATGCGGCGCACGCAGGTGGCGATGTGGGCGGGGCACGTGCTGGGGAGCGGCGTGGGCGTGTCGGTGCACAGCCGTTACCGCGTTGCGTGCGAGACGACGCGGTTCGCGATGCCGGAGACGCAGATCGGCGGCGCGAACGACGTTGCGACGAGCTGGGTGttctcgtcgctgccgataTGCGGGCTTGGCATGTACCTTGCGATCACGGGCAACACGCTGCAAGGCGCGGACGTGTTCCACGCGGGCCTGGCGACGCACTACATCCCTGTGGAGAAGTTCGGCGCTGTGgaggctgcgctggcggcgctgccgtcgtcggaGGGCGTCGAGGAGTGCCTCCGAGGGTTCAGCGAGGACGTTGCTGTGCCGCCGTTCACGCTGGCGGAGAACGCGCCTGTGCTGGCGAAGGCGTTCGGCGCGATCACTCCGTcgacgcacctgcgcgacatcatggatgtgctgcgcgcggacggcagcgcgtTCGCTGCGAGCACGCTGAAGGTGATGGAGCGCAACTCGCCGCTGGGCATGACGCTTGCGCTGGAGAACatgaagcggcagcacacaccTGGGTGCAACACCGTGATGGAGAGCTTCCGTGGCGACTACACGGCGATTCAGACTTCCATTTGTGTGGATGAGCTGGCGAAGGGCGTGGAGGCGCTGTTTGTcacgaaggagaagcgccCGCAGTGGACGGTGGGGTCCGTGGACGAAGTCGATGTGGAGCTCGTGAAGCAGCAGTTTGTTATGACGGAGAGCACGGTGCCCTTGTAG